The following proteins are co-located in the Acinetobacter shaoyimingii genome:
- a CDS encoding aldehyde dehydrogenase family protein, with protein sequence MSAYQFLNELYISGKWTVGSSSHVINDINPFNQDHILTLNSANQDDVDLAYQAAADAFKVWANSAAQSRVECIERVIQIITARREEMIDLLISESGSTRLKANIEVDAVLAISKEAATFPHRLIPEMLESKNPHRKSWVYKQALGVIAVISPWNFPFHLSMRSVVTAIAIGNTVVLKPASDTPITGGLLLAKLFAEAGLPEGVLNVVTGAGGEIGDYFVQHPVPKMISFTGSTEVGKRVGELAVGGQHLKRVALELGGNAPLVVLDDADLDLAVELTVMGRFLHQGQICMSTNRVIVDAQIYDEFVNKLKVRVQGIAYGDPNSAQTLIGPIINQDQVHRIEQLIQTAKNDGSQLLYGGEIHGNVVPPHIFIDVDPQSSLAQQETFGPVLPIIKANDEAHALALANDTEFGLASAVCTSNRERGLQFALAVDAGMTHINAISVADDPTAPFGGEKNSGLGRFNGQWILDEFSRTHWISVND encoded by the coding sequence ATGAGTGCTTATCAATTTTTAAATGAGTTGTATATATCGGGTAAGTGGACAGTCGGTTCATCGTCACATGTAATCAATGATATCAATCCTTTTAATCAAGACCATATTCTTACATTGAATTCAGCCAATCAAGATGATGTTGATTTGGCGTATCAGGCTGCGGCAGATGCTTTTAAAGTATGGGCAAATTCTGCAGCTCAATCACGTGTTGAATGTATTGAGCGCGTGATTCAGATCATCACTGCTAGACGAGAAGAAATGATTGATTTACTGATCAGTGAATCTGGTAGTACGCGGTTAAAAGCCAATATCGAGGTCGATGCTGTTTTAGCCATTTCAAAAGAAGCAGCGACATTTCCACATCGATTAATACCTGAAATGCTTGAATCTAAAAACCCGCATCGCAAAAGTTGGGTCTATAAACAGGCCTTAGGTGTCATCGCGGTGATTAGCCCATGGAATTTTCCATTTCATTTGAGTATGAGATCGGTTGTAACAGCAATTGCAATTGGAAACACTGTGGTTCTAAAGCCTGCAAGTGATACTCCAATCACAGGTGGTTTGTTGTTGGCCAAGCTATTTGCTGAAGCAGGCTTGCCTGAAGGTGTATTGAATGTGGTGACAGGTGCTGGTGGTGAAATTGGTGATTATTTTGTACAGCATCCAGTGCCTAAAATGATTTCATTTACGGGATCAACTGAGGTCGGTAAAAGAGTGGGCGAATTGGCTGTTGGCGGTCAACATTTAAAACGAGTGGCTTTGGAATTGGGGGGGAATGCACCTTTGGTGGTTTTAGATGATGCAGATCTGGATTTGGCTGTAGAACTTACAGTTATGGGGCGTTTTCTGCATCAAGGGCAAATTTGTATGAGCACCAACCGTGTCATTGTAGATGCTCAGATTTATGATGAATTTGTCAATAAACTGAAAGTGCGTGTTCAAGGAATCGCCTATGGTGATCCAAATTCCGCACAAACTTTAATTGGTCCTATCATCAATCAAGACCAAGTACACAGAATTGAACAACTCATTCAAACAGCCAAAAATGATGGAAGTCAGTTGCTGTATGGTGGTGAAATTCATGGCAACGTCGTTCCTCCGCATATTTTTATTGATGTAGATCCTCAATCATCATTGGCACAACAAGAGACTTTTGGACCTGTACTTCCTATCATTAAAGCAAATGATGAAGCACATGCCTTAGCACTCGCAAATGACACTGAATTTGGTTTAGCCAGTGCGGTTTGTACATCAAATCGAGAACGAGGGCTACAGTTCGCTTTAGCAGTAGATGCAGGTATGACGCACATCAATGCAATCAGTGTTGCTGATGATCCAACAGCGCCTTTTGGAGGAGAAAAAAATTCAGGCCTAGGACGTTTCAATGGGCAGTGGATTTTAGATGAATTTAGTCGCACGCATTGGATTAGCGTAAATGACTAA
- a CDS encoding SOS response-associated peptidase family protein, with amino-acid sequence MCANYKPITLQQIAELGLPEIPFAYPEEVFPLFLTPLLFESEQGLEWRLVNFGLVPKWATDLDIAKRTYNARNETLHEKRSFHEALEKFKFGVIPVTEFYEAKYVRGKAQRWGVRRKDGKAFYIAALYEITKIQDQVIRSATMLTMNAIDHEMMKEFHEPGDVKRSVIIIPDYRLLEWLSLKSVDIQTFVQGFPVNEFECFYCPKTKLSKDSPQLNIFDSL; translated from the coding sequence ATGTGCGCAAATTATAAACCAATCACACTGCAACAGATCGCAGAGCTGGGTTTGCCTGAAATTCCATTTGCGTATCCTGAAGAAGTTTTTCCTCTTTTTTTGACGCCACTCTTATTCGAAAGTGAGCAAGGGTTAGAATGGCGATTGGTTAATTTCGGATTGGTACCCAAATGGGCGACAGATTTGGACATAGCTAAACGCACGTATAATGCACGAAATGAAACACTGCATGAAAAAAGAAGTTTTCATGAGGCTTTAGAAAAATTCAAGTTCGGTGTGATACCTGTGACTGAATTTTATGAAGCAAAATATGTACGTGGAAAAGCGCAACGTTGGGGGGTAAGACGTAAAGATGGTAAAGCCTTTTATATTGCAGCGTTATATGAAATTACTAAAATTCAGGATCAAGTTATTCGATCAGCAACAATGCTGACTATGAATGCAATAGATCATGAAATGATGAAAGAATTCCATGAGCCGGGTGATGTCAAACGATCAGTTATTATTATTCCAGATTATCGTTTATTAGAGTGGTTAAGTTTAAAAAGTGTAGACATTCAAACTTTTGTCCAAGGGTTCCCAGTAAATGAGTTTGAATGTTTTTATTGCCCCAAAACAAAACTATCGAAAGACTCACCCCAACTTAATATTTTCGATTCCTTATAA
- a CDS encoding MarR family winged helix-turn-helix transcriptional regulator — MSKKYTKFLPSVDNSNLENFPFFWVTQVHSQYVLNVDHVLKKYGVDNSRRRILLALNAKPDASVSDLSEMIVSKMSTTTKIVYRLKEEGLVDTYSCENDARITRVVLTQAGKDMTVKINDLMTVVLEQSFDGLTPLQIEKMMESLKHIFKNLSH, encoded by the coding sequence ATGTCAAAAAAGTATACAAAATTTCTACCTTCCGTAGATAATTCTAACTTGGAAAACTTTCCTTTTTTTTGGGTGACTCAAGTACATTCGCAATATGTTTTAAACGTAGATCATGTACTTAAAAAATACGGAGTCGATAATTCAAGACGACGCATTTTGTTGGCCTTAAATGCTAAACCTGATGCAAGTGTTTCAGATTTATCAGAAATGATTGTTTCTAAAATGTCGACCACGACGAAAATCGTTTATCGTTTAAAAGAAGAAGGTCTTGTAGATACCTATTCTTGTGAAAACGATGCACGTATTACTCGTGTTGTCTTAACCCAAGCGGGTAAAGATATGACAGTTAAAATTAATGATCTAATGACCGTTGTTTTAGAACAATCGTTTGATGGTTTGACACCACTTCAAATTGAAAAAATGATGGAATCACTCAAACATATTTTCAAAAATTTATCGCACTAA